A genomic segment from Pseudorca crassidens isolate mPseCra1 chromosome 6, mPseCra1.hap1, whole genome shotgun sequence encodes:
- the TEX51 gene encoding testis-expressed protein 51, producing MLLLLLSCLLPTANGKSCLHCWPELPALIDYDLQILRGTPGPPVELSHSLHSLFLDNHAFLESWYLGQDHLEETAGTLFTHIDKAIKKFRDDKPSLLEEVHVLKQQFSKHLEDLCEELKEKDIRSTLEVISCANCKTHFLTCQDPTLCPGTRRTFVWAVSLSIALPLAALAGDVTFSGSRRRKRRRRRRQKRRSWDIQNSHGGEAVSAWGQQG from the exons ATGCTGCTTCTCCTGCTCAGCTGTCTCTTGCCCACTGCCAATGGGAAGAGCTGCCTCCACTGCTGGCCAGAGCTGCCTGCACTGATAGACTATGACCTGCAGATTCTACGGGGCACCCCAGGGCCACCTGTGGAGCTCTCCCACAGCCTCCACTCCCTATTTCTGGACAATCATGCTTTCCTCGAATCCTGGTATCTTG GTCAAGACCATTTGGAGGAAACAGCAGGAACATTATTCACTCACATAGATAAAGCCATTAAGAAGTTTCGAGATG ATAAACCATCACTTCTGGAAGAGGTTCATGTCCTGAAGCAGCAGTTTTCCAAGCATCTGGAGGACCTATGTGAAGAGCTAAAGGAGAAGG aCATCCGCTCCACACTGGAGGTCATCAGCTGTGCCAACTGCAAGACACACTTCCTCACCTGCCAAGACCCCACTCTCTGCCCAG GGACCAGGAGGACCTTCGTGTGGGCTGTGAGCCTCAGCATTGCCCTGCCCCTGGCGGCCCTAGCTGGAG ATGTTACATTTTCTGGCtcgagaagaagaaaaagaagaaggagaaggaggcagaAAAGGAGGTCCTGGGACATCCAGAACTCCCACGGAGGGGAAGCTGTGTCGGCCTGGGGGCAGCAAGGCTAG